Proteins found in one Candidatus Krumholzibacteriia bacterium genomic segment:
- a CDS encoding glycosyltransferase family 2 protein, whose translation MRDVDVIVVHYKTQECTERAIASALPEECLRRVIVVDNHSGDGSCEHLQRRFAAAPVTFLPQNENLGFGTACNRGARLARGDFLFFLNSDALVQPSCLALLRAKLEQRPDIGLVAPDVYRADGQTLQSDAQGIFPTAGRILARRTRTVLTTVEPDWVSAVAVMARRVEYLQLGGFSERLFLYYEDVDLCRRYRRSGKTVVREPAARVIHLGGQSLRSSRERKRLYYTSQDRYLELNGTPWVGRQLVKLLRLPYAKLRT comes from the coding sequence ATGCGCGACGTCGACGTCATCGTCGTCCACTACAAGACCCAGGAATGCACCGAGCGGGCCATCGCCTCGGCCCTCCCCGAGGAGTGCCTGCGGCGCGTGATCGTGGTGGACAATCATTCCGGCGATGGCAGCTGCGAGCACCTGCAGCGCCGCTTCGCCGCTGCCCCGGTCACCTTCCTCCCCCAAAACGAGAACCTCGGCTTCGGCACCGCCTGTAACCGGGGCGCCCGGCTGGCGAGGGGGGACTTTCTCTTTTTCCTCAACAGCGATGCTTTGGTGCAGCCCAGTTGCTTGGCGCTCTTGCGCGCCAAGCTGGAGCAGCGCCCCGACATCGGTCTGGTGGCGCCGGACGTCTATCGAGCCGACGGGCAGACGCTTCAGTCCGACGCGCAAGGCATCTTTCCCACGGCGGGCCGCATTCTGGCCCGGCGCACCCGCACCGTCCTCACGACGGTGGAGCCCGACTGGGTTTCGGCGGTGGCGGTGATGGCACGGCGGGTCGAGTACCTGCAGCTCGGCGGCTTCTCGGAGCGTCTGTTCCTCTACTACGAGGACGTCGATCTCTGCCGGCGCTATCGGCGCTCCGGCAAGACCGTGGTCCGTGAGCCCGCCGCCCGAGTGATCCACCTCGGCGGGCAGAGCCTGCGCTCGTCGCGGGAGCGCAAGCGCCTCTACTACACGAGCCAGGACCGCTACCTCGAGCTGAACGGCACGCCTTGGGTCGGCCGGCAGCTCGTCAAGCTGCTCCGCCTTCCCTACGCCAAGCTGCGCACCTAA